The sequence below is a genomic window from Wyeomyia smithii strain HCP4-BCI-WySm-NY-G18 chromosome 1, ASM2978416v1, whole genome shotgun sequence.
TGTTTGTTCTCTATATTTTCAATCCGTTTAGTGCATTGATATTTAAAAACCGTCACCGAAAATTGGATGTCGTCTGAATTGTGGTGTGCTTCAACGAACGTTTAGCAACGAATTCACGTAGGCTGAGTGGTATGTGATAGTTTTTGTACTCATATCATTGATTTTCACTCCTAACAGAACAGAGCCACTAGACGGTGAGTGGAAAAAATCTAACACTTTGTAAACAAACCTGTGGGATCTgtaaaaaagtgaggttattttgtGTGTGCAATAATCTATCGAACAATGATGCACCGGTTCGCCTACTCATAAGATAGTTGTGAGATTATTCTTCTTTCATAGGCCAACGTATTGTCAATTTGGTTCAGTGTAGATAAAAAATTTCGTCTGCTGAAAAGAAATCAAGCCAGTAGTTTCATGGCCTAATTTTTGGAAAGAGCGTATCAAGTTTGGtacacactttcaaaaatttatttaaaaagtaGATAAACTTAACACATACTGCTGGGCTGAATGAATTGAGCCagttaagttttgttttttgttttaaaatctaGGACAGGATGTGCCAGTTGGAGCGCAAAATAAAACTTAGTTACTATCATAGTGGCATCGCTATGTGATTGGTTGATTAAGCGCGGTATGCAgttgaaaagatttttttttcctaactCAAATTCATGTGAAATTGAAGTactgaatcaggcaatgaaatttcttctCATGGACagtacgcagctaaaaagaaatcaGGAACCGAGGGAGTAAACAAAATTCACTTGGTGTGAACACTGTTGTGAAGCGAAATGTCACTTGTTATTGTGCGGAATATTGAGCACTGACATTTTTCAGGCACTGGAAGAGTCAGACAGCTTTTTGGTCGACTCACGCCAGATCGTCACGTTTTGGTAAACAAGTGTGTTCAAgtgttttacgaaaaaaaagagcaaaaatcGTTATATTTACTATGCCATTACAAGATGcaagttattttcaaaaaataaactgcgTAGTGAATCTTGTTTCCAATGgcagaacaatatttcaaacCCGTTTAGAGTTGGTATCATAATTGATTAGAGAGTAGGATTCcgtttaaaaattttgattcattcactggaacgtgCAAACAAGCTCCCTGCACTATCATCAGCGTTAACACTCTTTGTTTATAGAGtcttggaaaaaaaaaagattcatttttaaatattgtagAGGTCAACGTTTATTACGCGAATattgttagatttttttccaaGCTATGTAAGTAGTTGATTGTTTCGTTTTGCATAACTGAACTTTCTAAGATGCCTTATCTACGCCACTGAGGTAGAGTAAAATTGAAGGTATTCAAACACTCCTCGTAAATCTGAAGTTTCAAAGCAATTGGTTCAGTTTTGTGTTGTCGCCGCACGATTCTATTTTTATCCACACAGTTTTATCGAGGCTGATTATCTTAAACTTAACTTAGAATAGCTCGTCGTTAGCGTGTATTATATATCCTTCGGCATTTTGGAATGTTATTCTTGACTTTCTTGATATGGATAATTTTTTTGACAGTGCACATATAACTTTCGGTCTTGATCTAACGTCCATTTCTCTTCCATGGTTTAATGCAGTAAGAAGTGTTAAAAGTATAGaatcaaaaaggtttttttttataaaaatgtgtcCGAGAAAATCCGAACGTCTTTCTGTCAAACGAGTGAAACTGGCAGCAAATGTTGCGAATCTGGCATTTATGGAAACGGTATGTATGTTTCTATTATATTTTAGCTCACAAACCAGAGAAATAGAATCCTGTGAATTTATTCTCAATTTTATGTCATGCTTATTACTAGTTATTTAATGCTAGTTTTTTAACAGGATTCTGAAAAATCAGGAATCATTCCGGAAGCGGTGGATCCGGGAGAGGGTTGCTCACGAAGCAGCGCTTTCAACCAATCTCAATCAATATCTGAAAGTTCAGCAATTGAAACAACCAATGATTTGGAGGCACCTGTAGCCGTTGCGTCTGTTATAAGATATTATAAGACGCCGCAACCGGAAACAAGTTCTATTGAGCAGGATCTTAACGATACAGCTACGATCATAAAAAAGTTGGAAGATAAAATAAGTAGCTTGACAAACACCACGGGAGCTACGTTCTCTGAACTTCCCGGATACAAAGATACAAAGATAGCGATTATATGTTTGTGAAGGAACTGTTAATTGAATTATTTCCGGAAGGAACTGGCGATGCAACTGTGACTGGAAAGTCATCTAACAACCCGGGCGGAGTTAAAGGACTATCAGCGAAACCTGTAGACACGCCGGACAGAACACAGCTTGATCCGTCAAAAGTGGGATATATGAAAGGTAATTTGAGgctcttatttattatttgaatataatatatatgtatatgatatatatatatatatatatatatatatatatatatatatatatatatatatatatatatatatatatatatatatatatatatatatatatatatatatatatatatatccactTATAGTTCAAGGAGATAAAAATATGTAAACTCATATTTTATTCTTATCAGCTTCTttggaaaaagagaaaaatgaatGACCTGTAAGTAAACGAataattcatttgttttaacgattattttttatatattattgTTTTAATCAAGCATAAAAACTAAATGCAGTGACtttttttggtaaaacaaaAGAAATCCAAAAGCTGGGTATGTTATTTTTTAGGTCTTAATTTGAATATCATGCATAGGTTTTCATGAGATCTTGAACTGATAACTCATTCAAATATTCGTTTGCTATTGCATAACTGCAAGCTACCTTCAGCagttattgattatttataacaTGTTCAGTTATGCGTTTGGTACTTGATAATTCGATAATATCTGAACCAGTTACTTTCATAACTTTCCAATGCAAGTTATTGGTTTGTTATTCAagtatcaagatttgttattcatatagtcttggaggaacaaaattttggtattattttttgttattttaccaactatgtaagcCTTAtcaagatcaaaatgaggtatGGTGTTATCAAGTTTCCaatatctgaatatggtattactgtggtattttctcctgctcgggtacccgggcaggagagcatagcAAAAttataactcatcaataacatattttgttGTGAAgtcttatcgtgttattcgaaagatattcccGTTTCTAACACGCATATGAAATTAATATCAAATTTTAATATTATATCTCGTTGTGCCTTCCATAAGATATTAGAAGTGGTTTATGAATACTTCATAAACGGCTCGTTTTTGAAGAGAAAATTTTTACACTATTAAAACACAACATACTGTatagtaaatatttttattgttccTATGAAATTACATGTATTGTATTTGAATGAAGGTTTTTGGACTGGCATggataattttaaaaatgaatattttaatcaatttgtGTTCGCATTTTACAAGGTGAAATAAAGTTTAAAATTTCATTGTCTGTGGTAATCTGCATATGAACACACTGTACCAAGCTCTCATCTAACTTTATACATTTGATTTCGCTGCTGATTGTAAAAGTATGCAAATTTTTGTAAACTTCTTGAGTGTTTAACTTTTGCAAAGCTAAATAGAACGAATTGTTACGGTCACTCAAAATATTTAATACGTTATAGAAACTTTTGTTGAGTGAAATCCATGAATCATCATACATGAAGTCCATGCAAGAATTTTTCGTGCGTATAGTAACTGATTTAACTACTAGTTTTTGATGTGGTGCGAATTCTCGTGTTGACGTCATCATCGTATTCACAAAGTATTGCGAGTAATGAGTATTGCTGTTTATTTTCTGCTCCTGAAGTTTTGTTGGCCCATAATTCTTTTATCCATTTTTCTATCGGCAAACGTTTTGGAACCTTGGTAAACATACATAACTTATATAATATAAACTTTTGTTCTAATTGAACTACTGGTTTGTTACTTCCGCTGCGGAAACCAAGCAACATTCCGTTgcctaaaatagaaaatgtttaaaaaattatttgctGTTCAAAtacgaaataaatttaaaaatacctGCTTCAAACGGGAAAAGAGAGAAGTTATAGAGGGTACCGAAATTATGCACTGCCTTAATTAGTTGTTGTGCGGATAGATGAACATTATACGTCATGTTTTGATGTCCATAGAGAACTTGAAACTGTTTTCCAAAATGCTCCAAACGTCGACCACATAAATTAATATCTCTTAAATCCGGTTGCAGCAATTGGAATATAGTAAATGAGAGTAGCATTACATGGTTTAAATATTCCCTAGGTAGAATTCCATACATCATAGGAAATATGTAATGCAACAGTATTCCTTCCCATTCATTTGCTTTGAATTGTTTATATTCAGTAAGGGGCTTGGGAAATCTTGGGAAGGAGCTTGGTGGACGAAACGATAGGAAACGTTCTTCTATTTCAGTGAGACGTAAGCCAACAGAAAAATTTTCTTTATGGTTTTCACTATCTACCCACAGCGACCATAATTGTTTCATTACTCCGAGTAATACTGCATGCATGTAGTCTGTGGGAAATCTGGATACAATGTCTAAGTTCGGTATCGACATGAACACAGATTTTCCAACTATTCCAAGTTTTTCCTTTCCGGTTCTGTGTACCTCATCCATCAATACACGTGTTGAGGCATCATCTCGGTCTGCGACAGATTTTCCAGGATAACATCTAGCATTACCGATAGATTCTCCAGGGTGAAGACAAAAAGTACAACCATACACACCATTAAATTGTTTGTTGCATGTGCATCTCACTTTACAACGCGCAACAGAATCTAGGCAGTTTTGAAGCAAAAATACAGTGTTGAATTGTTGATATTTATACCTGTTTGTAGCTTTTTCATCTCCatgcaaaaatttttaaataatatatCGCTGTTTGGCTCTCCCTTCGAAAGCCACAGGCCAGCAAGCATAAGATTTCGTTTACTGAATCTTAAACTCGGAGGCAGGTTGTTCAGAACAACAAAAATTGGATATAATGGCTTTTTTGTCGTTGAGCGGAATGTAGCTGCCCCATCGGTATTGACACTTAGAGTTGACTCTCGCATTGCTTCGCTATGTGGTAATTTGTTAGCGGTATTTCCTTTATTTATATCagctattttgttttcagttatGTAGTTGCGATAGGAATCAATATCTTGCTCATATTCTTCAACTAACTGTTTAAGTTGGGGCTCAATAGGAATCACGATGAAAGTCTGTTTTACAAGCACCACAAACAGCACATGCAGTTGATTCAGCCGGAGCTATAGTACCAAAATCATATTGGCATCGTATACAAAAATATACCCGCTTGAAACCGTAtggattatttttaaacgaACCTAAGAAGCCTTTAATACTTTCTGGAAATGTTCATTTCCCGGCAATTGTATTCAACATACGTAGCATATCTTCCAGTGCAGAATATGTGAGTTTATGTCGGACATAAAAATTAAGAACCATGAACAGAACCTCGACATTCAAAATTTTCGACTCTGCTTTGAAAAGTTCTTTATCCTTAGTGCAAAATATCTGAAAATACAAAGTAGTAAGTAATCTCGTAAGAAATTAGTAATGTAATTAGTAagtacagtcatcccagtattatgggctaATAGATTTTTTACTGGTTTCTAATGTATGTCAATAACATGTAATAGTCGAATTTCAGTTGGGTGAACGTTGTTCACGTTCACTCAACTTAAATTTGACtattaaaagttattgaaatatcttagaaaccaatacaaagtgtTGACTGGCCCATAATACTAGGATGACGGTAATTAGTAATGAATCTTATTCTAGTAAATATATGACAACTTGTCAGTCCTATCAAGAATACAATGCTGCTCTCAATATACTTTGTGTGGTCGATCAAAACCTAACAGAAGACTGGGTGAAGCACATTGATTGTTGCATGagcttttatttttgctttaaaattttaatatgCACTTGCGATTGTCAAATTTTGTTTCGGAATCCTAAGAGCAAAATTCGAGTAGAAACTAGTTCGAAAGATTAACGAATTTTCTACTTTTCTGTAAGGTCAAAACCGACGCAAATATGTTTGAGGCGTGTTTTTGGTTAAACGGGCAATACAAACCTGTAAAAAGTCGTTCAAAAAAGCATCCTCATTATCCACAAAATTATCGAAACATTCATTCTTATCTTCTACAGACCTCTTTTGTGTAGCGCTGGTGGCGGGAGACTAGCTCTGGAAGCTTCCAAAACGTTTGAACCTATCTCATTATCGAACAAATTGGTTTGGAGATCAAATAAAGACAAGTTGGAATATGCTGTAGTGTCATTGCTTCCGGTTATATTTTTTAGTTCCAAGTGACTGATGGTAATACATTCGGCATCTGGGCTTCTAAATAACAACTCATTATTGGCATTATATTCAAACAAAGTAGCACTATTAAGGCTGAACTGATTCGAtctacagtaactgttcgctaactgggtgctgtttaactgggctgctttttaactgggcgttcgctaactgggctatagcccagttaaaaagcagatgaacgtcaaaaatcagcgtttggcatatcgctgtcaaaacgagataggggcacatgaatagtaaattgaaattgattttttcagttcaatggattttggttgtcatcacacatgcgatccaccagatatcCATCTACTCGTTTCCAggtcaaataaatattttgttggaAGAAAATGTTTCCAAGCAACGGTTAGTGCAAATAAAGCACACGCATAGCTAAAGACAATTTATTATTTCTCAGTTACTGTTCATCAATCAGaatttttagtgtatttgttttaaaacattttccaaTATTCGCTGAGGGAGTTTTGCCTAGCGCCAATacatcgaaatccccctcggtatttgacgacatttgaaatgtcagcccagttagcgagcgacattcgataactgggctaggccctcagcccagttagcgaacgaacagtGTCTTTGCATTATGTGAATCCGAGGCATTGGCAGAAGTATTCACCGTCTGTGATAGTTGTTTTTCAGACAATCTCGACTGTAAACAAATAATTATGAAGGATACATTTTTTGCGAAATATAATTTACTTACCTTTTTAACATACTTCGCATTTTCATAACCCGACGAcaagaaaaagtaggagggtggtattcaagacacgaccgcatgacgttgactaccgtattcttataaaaaaaaatattccattgaagcaaatagtagggggaattgcaacgcttcttttacaaaacttctgtaacaaaatttcgaggtaccaaaaggtaccagttgccgattattctcgtttactggttagtccgtccagaattccagccattttagtattttgcagtagccatttattactaacagccaccagcataacgggtgaaaccggcacgagatgaccggtactattttgtctttcctcttttcagctgctaacacctagcgctgtcgtgaaattaacatcaacacaaacacgcatttttgcaaggattttttccgct
It includes:
- the LOC129716809 gene encoding uncharacterized protein LOC129716809, coding for MDEVHRTGKEKLGIVGKSVFMSIPNLDIVSRFPTDYMHAVLLGVMKQLWSLWVDSENHKENFSVGLRLTEIEERFLSFRPPSSFPRFPKPLTEYKQFKANEWEGILLHYIFPMMYGILPREYLNHVMLLSFTIFQLLQPDLRDINLCGRRLEHFGKQFQVLYGHQNMTYNVHLSAQQLIKAVHNFGTLYNFSLFPFEAGNGMLLGFRSGSNKPVVQLEQKFILYKLCMFTKVPKRLPIEKWIKELWANKTSGAENKQQYSLLAILCEYDDDVNTRIRTTSKTSS